A segment of the Neisseria chenwenguii genome:
CCGGAAACCGAAGCGCAGGCCGAACCGCAAACAGGACAGGGTTCGGACGGCCTTGAAGCCGCTTCGCAGGCGGAAACAGACGCAGACGGCAGCGAAGCCGAATCACCTTCTGCCGCCGCTACGGCGCTGCACCGTTTCAACGTCGTCGGCATCGTCAAAACCGGCGTGTACGAACTGGATAAAACGCTGGCCGTGACCCATCTGCAAGATGCGCAGACGCTTTACGGATTCGGCGACGGCGCGGTGGCGCTGCGGCTGAAGCTGGCTGACCCGCAAACCGCGTCCGCATTGAGCCAAAGCCTGCTTGAAGCTCATCCCGATTTATGGATTGTCGATTGGACGGAAACCAACCACGATTTTTTCCAAAACGTCGAACTGCAAAAACGCATGATGTTTATCATTCTGATGCTGATAGTTGCCGTTGCCGCGTTTAACCTGATTTCCTCGCTGGCCATGACCGTCACCGAAAAACAGGCCGCCATCGCCATCCTGCGCACGCTCGGTCTGCCGCCTTCCGGCATTATGAAGATTTTCGTGGTGCAGGGCGCGCTGACCGGCTTTTTCGGCACGCTCTTCGGCGTGATTATCGGCCTTTTAATCAGTTGGAACATCAGCCCGATTGCCGACTTTTTCGAGCAGATCACCGGCCGCAAGCTGATTCAGTCGCAGGTTTATTTCATCGACCACCTGCCCAGCGAAGTGAATTTTACCGACGTCGCCACCGTCGTCGCCGTCTCGCTGCTGCTCTCATTCCTTGCCACGCTGTATCCGAGCTGGCGCGCCTCGAAAACCCAGCCTGCGGAGGCTTTGCGCTATGAATAACGTCATTTTGAAATGCAAAAACGTCGGCAAAAGCTACAACGACGGCGCGCTTAATGTACAGGTTTTGAAAAACCTCAATTTCGAAGTATCGCAAAGCCAAAGC
Coding sequences within it:
- a CDS encoding ABC transporter permease, whose protein sequence is MSLETWIGLRYLRARKRSASISLISAFSMTGITVGVAVLISAMSLMSGFQKEIRNQLLNVAPHVELGRRDFEKQENWQALRKAVAGRKEIAAGAPVVVGQALLANAGEVRGVQIRGILPEEEKKIVAYGNDAQADFDNLKAGESDIILGAALAEELGAEKGSQISVMVSGSPQDKPETEAQAEPQTGQGSDGLEAASQAETDADGSEAESPSAAATALHRFNVVGIVKTGVYELDKTLAVTHLQDAQTLYGFGDGAVALRLKLADPQTASALSQSLLEAHPDLWIVDWTETNHDFFQNVELQKRMMFIILMLIVAVAAFNLISSLAMTVTEKQAAIAILRTLGLPPSGIMKIFVVQGALTGFFGTLFGVIIGLLISWNISPIADFFEQITGRKLIQSQVYFIDHLPSEVNFTDVATVVAVSLLLSFLATLYPSWRASKTQPAEALRYE